In one Echinicola marina genomic region, the following are encoded:
- a CDS encoding NAD(P)H-dependent glycerol-3-phosphate dehydrogenase: protein MTLKNSSNNSDKPVGVIGIGSFGTAIANILAAKSKVIVYARKQEIVDEINQKHTVEGRVLHENISATTDPELICDSCEVMFPVVSSSGFREVMQKFAPYLHPYHILIHGTKGLALNLPNGKTLEDVSKIKRENICTMSEVILNETVVVRVGCLAGPNLAKELSKGQPAATVVASRFNEVILEGQRLLRSDKFQVYGNQDIIGVELSGVLKNTIAIASGALAGLGLGENARGLLISRGMVELIHLGNALGGQTQSFIGLAGIGDLVATCSSTLSRNYTVGYRLAQGESLEEINNSMEEVAEGINTVKLMKTFLEGSGMRAPITENLYKVLFEDFKVEDALHYLMKYPFNVDIDFL, encoded by the coding sequence ATGACCTTGAAAAACTCTTCAAATAATTCTGACAAGCCAGTTGGAGTCATCGGAATAGGCAGCTTCGGCACGGCCATTGCGAATATACTTGCAGCCAAAAGCAAGGTAATCGTCTATGCCCGAAAGCAGGAAATCGTTGATGAAATCAACCAAAAACATACCGTTGAAGGCAGGGTCCTTCATGAAAACATCAGCGCTACCACCGATCCGGAATTGATTTGTGATTCATGTGAGGTAATGTTTCCTGTGGTTTCCTCTTCTGGTTTTCGGGAGGTCATGCAAAAGTTCGCCCCCTACCTTCACCCTTACCATATTTTGATCCACGGGACCAAAGGATTGGCCCTAAACTTACCCAATGGCAAAACCCTGGAAGATGTCAGCAAGATCAAAAGGGAAAATATCTGCACCATGAGTGAGGTTATCCTAAACGAAACAGTAGTGGTACGGGTAGGATGCTTGGCCGGCCCCAACTTGGCCAAAGAACTTTCAAAAGGCCAGCCCGCCGCCACCGTGGTGGCCAGCCGGTTCAATGAGGTCATCCTAGAAGGACAAAGACTATTGCGTTCGGATAAATTTCAAGTTTACGGCAACCAGGACATCATTGGGGTGGAACTCAGCGGGGTACTGAAAAACACCATTGCCATTGCTTCAGGAGCCTTGGCCGGACTGGGCTTGGGAGAAAATGCCAGAGGGCTATTGATCTCCAGGGGAATGGTGGAATTGATTCACTTGGGCAATGCCCTGGGAGGCCAAACACAATCCTTTATAGGACTAGCTGGCATCGGAGACTTAGTGGCTACCTGTAGTTCCACCCTTTCAAGAAACTATACCGTAGGCTATAGACTTGCCCAAGGAGAAAGTTTGGAAGAAATCAATAATAGCATGGAAGAAGTAGCCGAAGGCATCAATACCGTCAAGCTCATGAAAACCTTTTTGGAGGGATCAGGCATGAGGGCACCAATCACAGAAAACCTGTACAAAGTACTCTTTGAGGACTTCAAGGTGGAAGACGCCTTACATTACCTCATGAAATACCCGTTCAATGTAGATATTGACTTCCTGTAA
- a CDS encoding SMP-30/gluconolactonase/LRE family protein has translation MKLRSLFMLTICTALFSCKASETQLFPEGDSPILLAEGFAFTEGPAVAPSGDVYFTDQPNNNIHRWSTETGEVSLYMENAGRANGLYFDNQGRLLACADENFQLWQIDKNKAVTVLEDGFNSKNFNGPNDLWVDKAGGIYFTDPYYQRPYWERQEMDMDSQRVYYRNPDGQEVKVVADHFVRPNGIIGTKDGKTLYIADIGDNKTYKYAIQKDGSLGKPALFAEMGSDGMTVDKKGNVYLTGNGVTIFNPKGEQIGHIPVPKKWTANVTFGGKDRKTLFITASTAVYTLKMNIPGAK, from the coding sequence ATGAAACTCAGATCACTTTTTATGCTCACTATCTGTACGGCTCTATTTTCTTGCAAGGCTTCAGAAACCCAACTTTTTCCTGAAGGCGACAGCCCAATATTACTGGCAGAGGGCTTTGCCTTTACAGAAGGCCCCGCAGTGGCGCCCAGTGGAGATGTTTATTTCACCGACCAACCTAATAACAACATCCACCGTTGGTCGACTGAAACGGGTGAAGTAAGCCTGTACATGGAAAATGCCGGCCGTGCCAATGGGCTCTATTTCGACAATCAAGGCAGGCTTTTGGCCTGCGCTGATGAGAACTTTCAGCTATGGCAAATAGACAAAAATAAAGCGGTAACAGTTTTGGAGGATGGCTTTAACAGCAAAAATTTCAATGGTCCAAATGACCTTTGGGTGGACAAAGCTGGTGGAATATACTTTACCGACCCCTATTATCAACGCCCTTATTGGGAAAGACAAGAAATGGACATGGATAGCCAACGTGTCTATTACCGAAACCCTGATGGCCAGGAAGTAAAGGTAGTGGCAGACCACTTTGTCAGGCCTAATGGTATTATAGGAACAAAGGATGGCAAAACACTTTACATCGCTGACATTGGTGATAATAAGACCTATAAATATGCCATACAAAAAGATGGCAGTTTAGGAAAACCAGCACTTTTTGCAGAAATGGGTTCAGACGGAATGACCGTAGATAAAAAAGGAAACGTGTACCTCACCGGAAATGGTGTCACCATCTTCAACCCTAAAGGAGAACAAATCGGCCATATCCCAGTACCCAAAAAATGGACCGCCAATGTCACCTTTGGAGGGAAAGACAGGAAAACTTTGTTTATCACTGCCAGTACAGCAGTCTATACTTTGAAGATGAACATTCCCGGAGCGAAATAA
- a CDS encoding lipid II:glycine glycyltransferase FemX yields MTCTAKRKSVNNISATNILPQTPFWAKVKYQQGFVPQGFELTVSKELLNPYTESGKLVHEDLLILIKYVNEKDCFAYVPYGPKLEPKFEQQGMFLEKLSEALKPHLPANCVFIRYDLIWENQWAEDESYYDDKGNWQGPPSAQTQEFRVNFGTDYWNLKKSPGDALPKNTFFLDLEKKDEELLYEMRYNTRYNIRQAFKKGVAVKEYGVEMLDEWFLLYEETALRKGIEYQSKDYFLDLFANQDEQVRVCLLMATYEEQVLASMFLVLSNKRATYLFGASSSHQKQVMGSYALQWEAIRRGKEFGCEEYDLFGCAPNLDKSHPLHGVHLYKKGFGGEIYHRMGCWDYPFDQGSYELMKALELNK; encoded by the coding sequence ATGACTTGTACTGCGAAGAGAAAATCAGTTAATAATATCAGTGCTACCAATATTTTGCCCCAGACTCCCTTTTGGGCAAAGGTGAAGTACCAGCAAGGTTTTGTTCCCCAAGGTTTTGAGTTAACGGTATCCAAGGAATTATTGAACCCTTATACGGAATCAGGTAAGCTGGTTCATGAGGATCTCTTGATCTTGATCAAATATGTCAATGAGAAAGACTGTTTTGCTTATGTGCCTTATGGCCCCAAATTGGAACCCAAGTTTGAGCAGCAGGGGATGTTTTTGGAAAAATTATCAGAGGCTTTAAAGCCACATTTGCCTGCCAACTGTGTTTTTATTCGATATGATCTGATTTGGGAAAACCAATGGGCAGAGGATGAAAGTTATTATGATGATAAAGGAAATTGGCAGGGTCCACCTTCTGCCCAAACTCAGGAATTTAGGGTGAATTTTGGCACGGATTACTGGAATCTGAAAAAGAGCCCCGGAGATGCTTTGCCAAAGAATACTTTTTTTCTGGATTTGGAAAAGAAGGATGAAGAATTGCTTTATGAGATGCGGTATAATACCCGTTATAATATCCGTCAGGCATTTAAAAAAGGCGTTGCGGTCAAGGAGTATGGAGTAGAGATGTTAGATGAATGGTTCTTGCTGTATGAAGAAACGGCTCTTCGAAAAGGAATTGAATATCAAAGCAAGGATTATTTTTTAGACCTATTTGCAAATCAGGATGAGCAAGTTCGGGTTTGTTTGTTGATGGCAACATATGAAGAGCAGGTATTGGCTTCTATGTTTTTGGTGCTTTCAAATAAGCGGGCCACTTATCTTTTTGGAGCCTCTTCAAGCCATCAAAAGCAGGTGATGGGAAGTTATGCCCTACAATGGGAGGCGATCAGGAGAGGCAAGGAATTTGGTTGTGAAGAGTATGATTTATTTGGCTGTGCACCCAATCTGGACAAGTCACATCCTTTGCATGGTGTGCATCTGTACAAAAAAGGTTTTGGTGGGGAGATCTATCATAGAATGGGTTGCTGGGATTACCCTTTTGATCAAGGAAGCTATGAATTGATGAAGGCTTTGGAGTTGAACAAATGA
- a CDS encoding Nmad3 family putative nucleotide modification protein → MRIVLSRKGFDMQYGGQPSPILPDGTLLSLPIPENKETLTFGGISHEGQSYFDIIQTLNPRTAIDSQSACHLDPDIVKEAIPRLPNWRPLFGQAGAAQGHLAKSGVGKGDLFLFFGTFRQTEMENGFLRYVKKAPDVHLIYGYLEVGEVHDHFESLAADVKYHPHAHERFRKSVNNCIYEASDRLGIQPEYPGAGVLKYHQGLKLTKDGYSKSRWDLPAFFKGIEISYHSEKSFQGEYFQSAAKGQEFVMEANEQVVNWAKGLIQKGR, encoded by the coding sequence ATGCGAATTGTTTTAAGCAGAAAAGGATTTGATATGCAATATGGCGGACAGCCCAGTCCTATTTTGCCTGATGGTACCTTGCTGAGTTTGCCTATTCCAGAAAATAAGGAAACCTTGACTTTTGGGGGAATTAGCCATGAGGGACAAAGTTATTTCGATATTATCCAAACATTAAATCCTAGAACTGCTATTGATTCCCAAAGTGCATGTCATTTGGATCCTGATATCGTAAAAGAAGCCATTCCTAGATTGCCGAACTGGCGGCCTTTATTTGGTCAGGCTGGAGCAGCCCAAGGACATTTGGCAAAAAGTGGGGTGGGGAAAGGAGATCTATTTTTGTTTTTCGGAACCTTCAGGCAAACGGAAATGGAAAATGGATTTCTGCGCTATGTCAAAAAAGCTCCTGATGTCCATCTTATTTATGGTTATTTGGAAGTGGGGGAAGTCCATGATCATTTTGAAAGTCTAGCAGCGGATGTGAAATACCATCCCCATGCTCATGAAAGATTTAGGAAAAGTGTCAATAACTGCATCTATGAAGCAAGTGATAGGCTTGGTATACAGCCTGAATATCCTGGGGCAGGAGTATTAAAGTATCACCAAGGTTTAAAACTTACCAAAGATGGATATTCAAAAAGTAGGTGGGATTTGCCTGCGTTTTTTAAGGGGATTGAGATCAGTTATCATAGTGAAAAGTCTTTTCAAGGTGAGTATTTTCAGTCAGCAGCCAAAGGTCAGGAGTTTGTTATGGAAGCAAATGAACAGGTGGTTAATTGGGCTAAAGGTTTAATACAGAAGGGGCGTTGA
- a CDS encoding phosphotriesterase family protein produces MNQRIKCFLIIASLALAIACKEKTNEFFIQTVEGSLSVDTSSLWLSHEHLLVDFIGADSIRADDWDDKEVIHTMLPYLEELKAYDVSFFVDPTPNYLGRAPELLKEFSQQSGIHIITNTGLYGAVNNKYLPEYVYELEAKDLAEMWEDEYSDGIGGTGIKPGFIKISVDNSDPLEDMDAKLVEAAAITHLKTGLTIASHTGAAKALWPQLEILAQNKVSPKAFIWVHGQAESDFEQFLRAAQTGCWISLDGLGWELEKHLEQLVYAKKNGFLGQVLISHDAGWFDPQKEQQDIVGYTRIFEELIPRLKSEGFTTQDIDMLLKVNPAKAFGIRARELE; encoded by the coding sequence ATGAATCAGCGTATTAAGTGTTTTCTGATAATCGCCTCTCTTGCCTTGGCCATAGCTTGTAAAGAAAAAACTAATGAATTTTTTATTCAAACTGTAGAAGGTAGCTTGTCTGTAGATACCTCAAGTCTTTGGTTAAGTCATGAACATTTGCTTGTGGACTTTATTGGGGCTGACAGTATTCGGGCAGATGATTGGGATGATAAAGAGGTAATCCATACCATGTTGCCCTATCTGGAAGAATTGAAGGCTTACGACGTGAGTTTTTTTGTCGATCCTACACCAAATTATCTGGGGAGAGCTCCTGAATTATTGAAAGAATTTTCGCAGCAGTCCGGCATCCATATCATTACCAATACGGGATTATATGGAGCGGTAAACAATAAGTACCTTCCTGAATATGTATATGAGTTGGAAGCAAAGGACTTGGCTGAAATGTGGGAGGATGAATATAGTGATGGGATAGGCGGTACCGGAATTAAGCCTGGATTTATTAAAATCAGCGTGGATAATTCGGATCCGTTGGAGGACATGGATGCAAAGTTGGTTGAAGCAGCCGCCATTACCCATTTGAAGACAGGTTTGACCATTGCCTCACATACTGGTGCAGCGAAGGCACTTTGGCCTCAATTGGAAATATTAGCGCAAAACAAAGTATCTCCCAAGGCATTTATCTGGGTGCATGGGCAAGCAGAATCTGATTTTGAGCAGTTTCTGAGGGCAGCCCAAACAGGCTGTTGGATCAGTTTGGATGGTCTAGGCTGGGAATTGGAAAAACACTTAGAGCAATTGGTTTATGCCAAGAAAAATGGTTTTTTAGGCCAAGTGTTGATTTCCCATGATGCGGGTTGGTTTGATCCCCAAAAGGAGCAGCAGGATATTGTGGGCTACACTCGGATTTTTGAGGAACTTATTCCCCGGTTAAAATCGGAGGGATTTACTACCCAAGATATTGACATGCTTTTAAAAGTCAATCCGGCAAAAGCCTTTGGGATTAGAGCGAGGGAGTTGGAGTAA
- a CDS encoding M81 family metallopeptidase, with protein sequence MNKPLTTTTLFCLMLFVLGFSSCTSSSEKEELDLPKIAIAGLAIESSTFSPAVTEKEAFKARRGEEIFNYYPFMAEGSENRKRADWVPTLKGHAIPGGIVSREAYESLMDETLSMLKENGPYDGLFFDIHGAMSVQGIDDPEGDMIERIREVIGEEAIISTSMDLHGNVSHRLAKHSDIITCYRLAPHEDALESKKRAMDNLLERLESGKGKPAYKAYVPVPILLPGEKTSTRIEPGKSLYEQVAPAANQEGIVDAAIWIGYAWADEPRNHGVVMVTGDDKEKVGSTAEKLAESFWSVREEFDFVAPTATLEEALDAAVKSDKVPFMISDSGDNPTAGGAGDVTWTLKEILARPEFKKKDGPSLIYASIPGPELVEAAEKVGVGGEVEAPVGAAVDDRFAGPITLKGKVLAIEKGDRDADVEVVVKVGSVNVIVTKKRKPYHHESDFTNLGLNPKETDIVVVKIGYLVPELYNMRADWLLALTPGGVDQDLMRLDYKRIKRPMFPFDPEMEKPDLSARFIPLSHE encoded by the coding sequence ATGAACAAACCACTTACCACGACTACATTGTTTTGTTTAATGCTTTTTGTGCTGGGTTTTTCCAGCTGTACTTCTTCATCAGAAAAGGAAGAGCTGGATTTACCCAAGATAGCCATAGCGGGATTGGCCATTGAGTCCAGTACCTTTTCTCCTGCGGTGACCGAAAAGGAAGCCTTTAAGGCCAGAAGAGGAGAAGAAATTTTCAATTATTATCCATTTATGGCAGAAGGGTCAGAGAATAGGAAAAGGGCTGATTGGGTGCCCACCTTGAAAGGCCATGCTATTCCTGGAGGGATAGTGAGCAGGGAAGCTTATGAATCCTTGATGGATGAGACATTGTCGATGCTCAAAGAAAATGGTCCTTATGATGGCTTGTTTTTTGATATTCACGGTGCTATGAGCGTTCAAGGGATTGATGACCCAGAAGGGGATATGATAGAAAGAATCCGTGAAGTGATCGGGGAGGAAGCCATTATTTCCACTTCCATGGACTTGCATGGTAATGTTTCACATAGATTGGCGAAGCATTCTGATATCATAACCTGCTATAGGTTGGCTCCACATGAAGATGCTTTGGAATCCAAGAAAAGGGCCATGGATAATTTATTGGAAAGATTGGAAAGTGGAAAGGGTAAGCCTGCTTATAAGGCTTATGTACCTGTTCCGATCTTATTGCCCGGGGAGAAAACATCCACCCGTATAGAACCGGGAAAAAGTTTATATGAACAGGTAGCGCCAGCGGCAAACCAGGAAGGGATTGTGGATGCTGCGATTTGGATAGGTTATGCTTGGGCAGATGAGCCAAGAAATCACGGGGTGGTAATGGTGACAGGAGATGATAAGGAAAAAGTAGGCAGCACAGCTGAGAAATTAGCGGAAAGCTTTTGGTCAGTCAGGGAGGAATTTGATTTTGTTGCGCCTACTGCTACTCTTGAAGAGGCTTTGGATGCTGCTGTAAAAAGTGATAAGGTACCATTTATGATCAGTGATTCAGGGGATAACCCAACTGCTGGTGGTGCTGGTGATGTGACTTGGACCTTGAAAGAAATATTGGCAAGGCCAGAATTTAAAAAGAAAGATGGTCCTTCATTGATTTATGCCTCTATTCCAGGACCTGAACTGGTGGAAGCTGCTGAAAAAGTAGGTGTTGGTGGAGAGGTTGAAGCTCCTGTAGGGGCAGCTGTAGACGATCGATTTGCTGGTCCAATAACCTTGAAGGGAAAGGTGCTGGCCATAGAAAAAGGTGATAGAGATGCAGATGTAGAGGTTGTTGTAAAGGTAGGCTCGGTTAATGTGATTGTTACCAAAAAGCGAAAGCCGTATCATCATGAAAGTGATTTTACCAATTTGGGCCTCAATCCTAAAGAAACGGATATAGTAGTCGTGAAAATAGGTTACTTGGTTCCAGAGTTATATAATATGAGGGCTGATTGGCTCTTGGCGCTTACTCCAGGCGGAGTAGATCAGGATTTGATGCGTTTGGATTATAAGCGCATTAAACGTCCCATGTTCCCTTTTGATCCTGAAATGGAAAAACCAGATTTATCTGCACGGTTTATTCCTTTATCTCATGAATAA
- a CDS encoding IS4 family transposase — translation MGNITLFSQIIKKIDRSIFKNLVKKKQTDKGCKGFDSWTHLVSMLFCHFAKSTSVRDISNGLRSATGNLNHLGISRAPSKSSISYQNKRRDSDLFRDLYYSLLGSLGQQASIKRSKLRIKVPVYLLDATVISLCLSVFDWATFRTKKGAVKMHTLLEYDGKLPVYVNITEGSVGDNKGAYDIPLEKGSVIVADRYYNDFPMLNVWDSKGVFFVIRHKGNLAFSTVEERELPTTTAQHVLKDEEIELTNPQSKAKYPGRLRRVAVWDEENQQTIELITNNFAWAAQTIGDLYKSRWEIEVFFRDIKQLLHIKTFIGTSKNAVMIQIWTALITILLLKVMKATAKFGWHLSNLVAFIRLNIFVKIELQKWLDSPFMEPDKPPQNIVQGDLFAQTP, via the coding sequence ATGGGTAATATTACATTGTTTTCACAAATTATTAAAAAGATAGACCGATCAATTTTCAAGAATTTGGTAAAGAAAAAGCAGACCGATAAGGGCTGCAAGGGATTCGATAGCTGGACACATCTTGTCTCGATGTTGTTCTGCCATTTTGCCAAGAGCACCTCGGTAAGGGACATTTCCAACGGACTCCGGTCTGCCACCGGTAACCTTAACCATCTTGGTATTTCCAGGGCCCCTTCCAAATCAAGTATCAGCTATCAGAACAAACGAAGGGATTCGGACCTGTTCAGGGACCTTTACTATTCCCTGCTGGGAAGTTTAGGACAGCAGGCTTCCATTAAGAGGTCCAAACTCAGGATCAAGGTTCCTGTTTATCTGCTGGATGCCACGGTGATCAGCCTTTGCCTTTCGGTTTTTGACTGGGCCACTTTCCGTACCAAAAAGGGAGCTGTAAAGATGCATACCCTGCTGGAATATGACGGGAAACTCCCTGTTTACGTGAACATTACCGAGGGGAGTGTCGGGGACAATAAAGGGGCTTACGACATCCCCCTGGAAAAAGGGTCGGTGATCGTCGCCGACCGGTATTACAATGACTTTCCCATGCTCAACGTCTGGGACAGCAAAGGGGTGTTCTTCGTGATCAGGCACAAGGGCAACCTTGCTTTCAGTACCGTCGAAGAACGGGAACTGCCCACAACAACCGCTCAACATGTGCTCAAGGACGAAGAAATCGAACTGACAAACCCACAGTCCAAGGCCAAGTACCCCGGGAGGCTCAGAAGAGTGGCCGTGTGGGATGAGGAAAACCAGCAGACCATAGAACTGATCACCAACAACTTTGCATGGGCCGCTCAGACCATTGGGGATCTCTACAAATCACGATGGGAAATTGAGGTGTTTTTTCGGGACATCAAGCAGCTATTGCATATCAAAACTTTTATCGGAACCTCTAAAAATGCGGTAATGATCCAGATATGGACGGCTTTGATCACCATCCTGTTGCTCAAAGTCATGAAGGCTACCGCAAAATTCGGCTGGCACCTGTCCAATCTTGTCGCCTTTATCCGGCTTAATATCTTTGTTAAAATCGAACTGCAGAAATGGCTCGACAGCCCCTTCATGGAACCCGATAAACCACCCCAGAATATAGTACAGGGGGATCTGTTTGCTCAAACTCCTTAA
- a CDS encoding M48 family metallopeptidase translates to MSAEGLKYLMVGLIVLGFFFDKLSSWLNVRQQVPAVPKTLANYLDKAKLQDSKNYQKVNFKFGLLTGFLSFIVTLGLLYWGVFGMLDTWVCSWVENPIWQSLIYFGLLFIGSDLLSLPFDYYHTFKIEEDFGFNKTSKKTFVLDKLKGYALTILIGGGLLALLLWLINELGSSFWLYFWLVAAVFMVLLNMFYTSWILPLFNKLSPLEEGELKESILAYAASVGFSLENVFVIDGSTRSTKANAFFSGIGRQKKVVLYDTLIAQHSKEELVAVLAHEIGHYKKKHILQSMVISILQVGLMLYILSLFVNSEMISLAMGAERVAVHLNLIGFALLFSPISTFLGIGMNILSRKNEFEADRYAKETYAGEPLAAALKTLSVKTLSQINPHPLYVFVNYSHPPLMKRLGKLED, encoded by the coding sequence ATGAGCGCAGAAGGACTAAAATACCTAATGGTGGGGCTGATTGTACTAGGCTTCTTTTTTGATAAACTTAGCAGTTGGTTGAATGTGCGACAGCAGGTGCCGGCTGTACCCAAAACATTGGCCAATTACTTGGACAAAGCAAAACTTCAAGATTCAAAAAACTATCAAAAGGTAAATTTTAAATTTGGTTTGCTTACTGGCTTTTTGTCTTTTATTGTAACGCTTGGATTACTTTATTGGGGTGTTTTTGGGATGTTGGACACTTGGGTTTGTTCTTGGGTCGAAAATCCCATTTGGCAATCCCTGATTTATTTTGGTTTGCTTTTTATAGGTTCAGACTTGCTTTCCCTGCCATTTGACTATTACCATACCTTTAAAATCGAGGAGGATTTTGGTTTTAACAAAACCAGTAAAAAGACTTTTGTTTTGGATAAGCTCAAGGGATATGCATTGACCATTCTAATTGGTGGCGGTCTTTTGGCATTACTGCTTTGGCTGATCAATGAACTGGGGAGTTCCTTTTGGCTTTATTTTTGGCTGGTGGCAGCCGTTTTTATGGTACTGCTCAATATGTTCTATACTTCATGGATTTTACCACTTTTCAATAAGCTTAGCCCTTTAGAGGAGGGAGAACTTAAAGAAAGCATCTTGGCCTATGCTGCTTCAGTGGGCTTTTCCTTAGAAAATGTATTTGTCATTGATGGGAGTACCCGTTCTACCAAGGCCAATGCCTTCTTTTCTGGAATTGGTAGGCAAAAGAAGGTGGTGTTATATGATACCTTGATAGCGCAACATAGTAAGGAGGAATTGGTGGCTGTTTTAGCGCATGAGATCGGGCATTATAAGAAAAAGCATATTCTACAAAGTATGGTCATCAGTATTTTGCAGGTGGGGTTGATGCTATATATTTTGTCATTGTTTGTAAATAGCGAGATGATCAGTTTGGCAATGGGAGCCGAAAGGGTGGCCGTACATTTGAACTTAATTGGATTTGCCCTGCTATTTTCGCCTATATCTACCTTTTTGGGAATCGGAATGAATATTTTAAGCAGGAAAAACGAGTTCGAGGCTGATCGATATGCCAAGGAAACCTATGCAGGCGAGCCTTTGGCGGCTGCCCTAAAGACCCTATCAGTGAAAACCCTAAGCCAGATTAATCCCCATCCACTATATGTTTTTGTCAATTATTCCCATCCACCTTTAATGAAACGATTGGGAAAATTGGAAGATTAA
- a CDS encoding PorP/SprF family type IX secretion system membrane protein has translation MFRSYINIVFCTLAFTFITKYSFGQDPQYSQYYAAPLYLNPAFAGSDYQTRIGANYRTQWPGLDAQFNTFSVYADTFLERYNSGFGLMIMNDVEGAADLRSLTISGIYSYELRIAESVYFRPGFQASYIRRDIGYYENLIFANQINPEDPFGPLLPGNSDLSGLGEPVNMFSLSFGGLFYTENLWLGASVHHINQPNQSFLDGESLLPRKYSAHAGYRIGLGHGAMKRDFTHTYKQRYFVPTVNYKRQGPFEQLDLGAYLYAEPLIVGLWYRGLPYKPLNSESNRDAIVALIGVSLPSGLDVGYSFDYTVSQLGIQSGGAHEISISLRLPDSNPGAPRLRETLLPCPKF, from the coding sequence TTGTTTAGGTCTTATATAAATATAGTTTTTTGCACTTTAGCATTTACGTTCATCACTAAATATAGTTTTGGACAGGATCCTCAATATAGTCAGTATTATGCAGCGCCACTTTATTTGAATCCTGCTTTTGCTGGATCGGATTATCAAACGCGTATTGGAGCTAATTATAGAACCCAATGGCCAGGCTTGGATGCGCAGTTCAATACATTTTCTGTTTATGCCGATACTTTTTTGGAACGCTATAATAGTGGTTTTGGTCTGATGATCATGAATGATGTAGAAGGGGCCGCGGACCTTAGATCGCTTACCATTTCTGGAATATACTCATATGAACTGAGAATTGCTGAATCTGTTTATTTTCGACCGGGATTTCAGGCTAGTTATATCCGCAGGGATATCGGTTATTATGAAAATTTGATCTTTGCCAATCAGATCAATCCTGAAGACCCTTTTGGTCCTTTATTGCCGGGCAATTCTGATTTGTCTGGATTGGGAGAACCTGTGAATATGTTTTCTCTTTCTTTCGGAGGATTGTTCTATACGGAAAATCTATGGCTCGGAGCCTCCGTGCACCATATTAATCAACCCAATCAGTCTTTTTTGGATGGGGAGAGCCTTTTGCCCAGGAAATATTCAGCTCACGCGGGGTATAGGATAGGTTTGGGACATGGGGCCATGAAAAGGGATTTTACCCATACCTATAAACAGCGGTATTTTGTCCCTACGGTCAATTACAAACGACAAGGCCCATTTGAGCAATTGGATTTGGGGGCTTATTTGTATGCCGAGCCTTTGATTGTAGGACTTTGGTATAGGGGCTTGCCATATAAGCCGTTGAACAGCGAAAGTAACCGGGATGCTATTGTGGCTTTGATAGGAGTGAGTCTTCCCTCTGGTTTGGATGTGGGCTATAGTTTTGATTATACTGTTTCGCAATTGGGTATTCAATCTGGAGGAGCGCATGAAATAAGTATTTCCTTAAGGCTTCCAGATAGCAATCCTGGCGCTCCAAGGCTAAGGGAGACACTATTGCCTTGTCCCAAATTTTAG